The sequence CCGAATATCCGGTATTGGCGCTCACGGTTGCAGTCCCAGAAAGCGCGAACAATTTCACGCCAGTCTTCGAGCAACTAACGACAATGCCGATGGGCAACCTCCATCTTGCCCCTGCGGCAAGCAAGACTGGGGCATCAGGAACAGACCGGGTGTATGATCCCCGTTCCGCTGGTGCATCGTGGAGTTTCACGCCATCTCTGGGTAGTGCACGAACCTTCCGGTCACTTCGGACAATCACTGTGCGTGTGCCGCTACTGAGTTCAAAAGGCGGCGCGATCACCGCACTCGGGAAATTTCGCATTGGCCTGACCTTCACCGTCCCGGCCGGGCTTCCGCCTTCGAGCGCGCAAAGTGATCCTCTGTTCGCTGCGCTCAACTCCCATCTGGTTGCGAATTCATGGGACCTCGCCCAATTTCGTGTGCCCTTGCGGCCTTCGAACGTCAAGCCGTTTGCGCTTGCAGCCGCTCCGCAGCGCGCCAATGCTCGCACCGCGCCGGGCAGGATGGGACCCCTCGACCTTCTGGACTCTACATCGTTCGGCTGGATCGACACAAACGCAAACTATTTGAAACTCTCAGTCTCGCATGATGGGCTGTACCGCTTGACGGCCAGTGAGATTGCGACGCGCACGGGAGGTTTTGAGCTTAAGCAGATATTTACGCCGCAAAATCTGCGGTGCATGAATCGCGGCGTGGAAATTCCGATTTGGATTGATACCGACGCGGCTGGCAACATTACAGCGATCGAATTCTATGGCGAGCATTTGCACGGCGTGCCACTGAACGATGGCCAGCCGGAGTATTATAATCTCACGACCGATACGAATGCATATTGGCTGACGAATTCCAGTCGTGGAGATAAACCACTTCGGTATGTTGGGCGCACTCCCAATCCCGCGTTGGCATCTGCCACGTTCACCACGGGCGAGATTAAACTGCACCACGAACGAGATTACTTTTACTATTTCGGCGATTCGCACCAAGGCCAGGACGAGCAGTTTATCCATCCAACCACTTACACACCCGGCGAGCGGTTCGAGTGGTACGAAATCCATGGCCCGCTCATGGATAGCGCGCATTTGCATCTCGTCGATACGTTCATCGTTACTCAATTGCCCGCGGACATGCAAGGCAAGCGGGCGACCTTCCAGATTCTTGCTCGTGGCATGACAACCGCTAACGATCATACCGTTCAGCATCGGGTGATCGCCCGTGTCAATGGCGTGACCGCTCACGACGCGGTTATTACCGATTTCGGCGAGGACACTTCCATATTTTCCATCCCGCTGTCACAATTGACTCTGGGAGTGAACACTTTCGAGATGACCACAAGCGCTGGACAGGATGAGGTCGATGAATATTATTTCGATCATTATACCATTGATTATGAAGGCGGACTTGCTCCGAACCGCGACACGGGGTTCGCTTCGGGCCAGTGGCGCTTTCAGCTTCAACCGACATCGCCGACATATCAGATCGCACTCACGTCCACCGACGAGCCGCATCTATATAATATGAGCGATGGGACCAGAGTCCTGCCACAGAGCGGAGCGTTCGTGGATTCGACTCTCAGCACGCAACCCAATTATGTTGCCGCAACCTCGTCAAGCTTTCTCTCTTGCGACCGCATCGAATTGTGGCATACTGCCGGCGCGGGATCATGGAATATTTTGCGGCCTACGAACCATGCGGATTACATCATCATCACGCATCCTGCGTTCTTGCTCCAAGCACAAATGCTCGCTGTCCGGCGCACGAAAGCGGGTCTTGCTTCGATGGTCGTCACCACCGATGAGGTCTATAATGCGTTTGGGTATGGCTCTGGTGAGATCGATGCGATCCGCAGGTTTCTGAGCTACGCCTATTACTTTTACCAGGGCCAGCAATCGGTGCCGGTGGGATATGTCACGCTGTTCGGCGCGGGCACATACGACCCAAAGCTCACTCTCAATAATGTATTTCAGGCCAATGATTCCAGGAGCGTCGAGCGAACATTTATTCCGACATACGGCTGGCCGGTCAGCGATTTCTATTTTACACTCGCCGATGTTGGTCGGATCGATGCGATCCAGCCGCGTATGGTCATCAGCCGCATTCCGGTATCGAGTACCACACAAGCCGATGCATACTTGAGTAAGCTCCAAGCCTACGAAGACAACTCGCCTGCCGATTGGAATCGACAGTTCACATTCGTCATCGGCGGATCGAATACATTCGAATTCGGATCGTTTGTTCAACAAATCCATTCATTTGTCGATCCGCCACCGAACGGTCTTGCACTCCCCTTTCCGCCGACAAATATTCGATACAAGCGCATCGATCGGGATTCCAATTTAGTGAACGGCGGTATTGGGAGCGTCTCTGATCCGTCGAAGGTCGCGGTGATCCATCGTACAATCGAAGATGGCACTTCCCTGCTGTATTTTGCCGGTCATGGCGCGACATTCCTGACCGATCCAATCCTTCCCGATCCCGTCACGCTGCACAACAAAAACATCTATCCGTTTCTGTTCACCGTAAGCTGCCGCACCGGCGCGTATGGCGAGCCGAACCTCGTGAGTCTCAATGAGTCCTATGTTCTCCAGCCGGATGCCGGGAGCGCCGTCGCGTACGGCACGACCGGGTTCGGTGAGATTTATTTTGATGGACTTCTCTCGTACAAATTCTTCGAGCTGTTGCGCCACTGGCGCGAGGACATTGATTATCCTCTTGCCGAGCACGATACGAGTGTCCCGATGCGGATGAATCTCGCCTCGATGCTGACGGCCTCGAAACTCTATGCGGCTGATAGCGGCGCTGCGGGAGATGTTGGTTTGAACTCCCGCTTTCAGTATTGCATGTTAGGTGATGCCGCCGTTGGCTTTGCCTTGCGTCCGCAACCCGAATTGGCCGTACACGCCTCCGAGATTGCGGTGTCTACCACCGATGGCTTGCCAAAGACTTCATTCAGCGTTAGCGATAGCGTACTTAATATATCCGCGCTCGTCCACAATTATGGTTACGCGGCAGAAATTCCCGTCGTTGTGCGTATTGAAGATGCCGGGCCGACCGGCGTGCCCCTCGACTTTTTCGACACATTGCCGCGGTTGGACGACACTGTGCGAGTCTTCGCACAGCTCCATCTTAGCGACGCCTCGACCGGCGAACATATTATCCGGGTTTCTGTCGATCCCGATCGCCATTTCCGACCATTTGAAACGGATACGACGGATGATGATGCCTCGCAACGAATTCTGATCAACGGTCTTTCGGCAACACCCTTTTATCCTTGGGAAGGCGCGCGGGCCGTCTGCGACGTCTCAGCGAATCAGGTCCACTTCATTGTGCTGTTTCCGCCACGGGCCGCTTCACGCATGCAGTTTGAGCTCGATACGACCCGAGCTTTCGCGCACCCGATCCTTACACGCGATACGGCCGCTGGAACGCGCTTTTTCGGAACGCTGGATGTATCTCTCACTGGGCTTCCCGTGCCGGCATCGTCCGTCTACTGGTGGCGCACCCGAATCATCCGTTCGACGGGCGATACTTCGGCCTGGCAATCGGCATCGTTCAGCACAGCAAGCGCACCGCGCGCCGAGTTTAGTTATGCCTCGACCGAGCAGCTTGCTTCGACAATCGTCAGCGGTCTTGCGATCGATCCAGCACATGGATTGTTTCTTCCAATACAGGATACCATTCGCTACGATGTTATCTCCCATGGGGTCAATGACTCGGGTGTATATTTCAATCCCGTATCACAGATATTCGTCAACGATCGCTCCCTGTTCAGCTACGCGAAACAAGGGTATGTGATTGCACGGCTTACAAAGGATGGTGGTGGCATCGACACC is a genomic window of Bacteroidota bacterium containing:
- a CDS encoding C25 family cysteine peptidase; the protein is MQSLDFLRGVRVLVAGAVLGVTSGAHAQVSRVVPKARPVYIAAHEAAKVLTPYTVSSHVRAGKHGSQGRPIVRRITPPSRAANLITDHTTKISQTNGQIALVIALGPPIIEHANAPVKNAPANVQFDKLIWPSLANAPNGFTIESAAVQSGPEYPVLALTVAVPESANNFTPVFEQLTTMPMGNLHLAPAASKTGASGTDRVYDPRSAGASWSFTPSLGSARTFRSLRTITVRVPLLSSKGGAITALGKFRIGLTFTVPAGLPPSSAQSDPLFAALNSHLVANSWDLAQFRVPLRPSNVKPFALAAAPQRANARTAPGRMGPLDLLDSTSFGWIDTNANYLKLSVSHDGLYRLTASEIATRTGGFELKQIFTPQNLRCMNRGVEIPIWIDTDAAGNITAIEFYGEHLHGVPLNDGQPEYYNLTTDTNAYWLTNSSRGDKPLRYVGRTPNPALASATFTTGEIKLHHERDYFYYFGDSHQGQDEQFIHPTTYTPGERFEWYEIHGPLMDSAHLHLVDTFIVTQLPADMQGKRATFQILARGMTTANDHTVQHRVIARVNGVTAHDAVITDFGEDTSIFSIPLSQLTLGVNTFEMTTSAGQDEVDEYYFDHYTIDYEGGLAPNRDTGFASGQWRFQLQPTSPTYQIALTSTDEPHLYNMSDGTRVLPQSGAFVDSTLSTQPNYVAATSSSFLSCDRIELWHTAGAGSWNILRPTNHADYIIITHPAFLLQAQMLAVRRTKAGLASMVVTTDEVYNAFGYGSGEIDAIRRFLSYAYYFYQGQQSVPVGYVTLFGAGTYDPKLTLNNVFQANDSRSVERTFIPTYGWPVSDFYFTLADVGRIDAIQPRMVISRIPVSSTTQADAYLSKLQAYEDNSPADWNRQFTFVIGGSNTFEFGSFVQQIHSFVDPPPNGLALPFPPTNIRYKRIDRDSNLVNGGIGSVSDPSKVAVIHRTIEDGTSLLYFAGHGATFLTDPILPDPVTLHNKNIYPFLFTVSCRTGAYGEPNLVSLNESYVLQPDAGSAVAYGTTGFGEIYFDGLLSYKFFELLRHWREDIDYPLAEHDTSVPMRMNLASMLTASKLYAADSGAAGDVGLNSRFQYCMLGDAAVGFALRPQPELAVHASEIAVSTTDGLPKTSFSVSDSVLNISALVHNYGYAAEIPVVVRIEDAGPTGVPLDFFDTLPRLDDTVRVFAQLHLSDASTGEHIIRVSVDPDRHFRPFETDTTDDDASQRILINGLSATPFYPWEGARAVCDVSANQVHFIVLFPPRAASRMQFELDTTRAFAHPILTRDTAAGTRFFGTLDVSLTGLPVPASSVYWWRTRIIRSTGDTSAWQSASFSTASAPRAEFSYASTEQLASTIVSGLAIDPAHGLFLPIQDTIRYDVISHGVNDSGVYFNPVSQIFVNDRSLFSYAKQGYVIARLTKDGGGIDTAYEFSVDWTRNGDSNYTLPIANAFDSVIASLPDSTWVIVLTNLQPAFNFITYNNPSVLQAMSSIGAKDGLNVPYFGSFALMGKKGWLPGMAREAVGQPNTNGVHISDTIVTFGTSGLALTPFTAVARKYGMMRITGNVSSGRDILVTVLGSRRDGLGVDAVDTLRASQSSQLDLSHIDPRTYDRLGLRMDFTRGSNSAQSPELHAVELEYDAAPEFAFTADTVTTTPSSIAQGGTIAAAYTMQTLTCDSALNVPVILVGSRIAATDTIAHTVPQLKGHTMAPFIDSINTTNTRGFVPIVATVNLHESQNEQLLFNDAISGAFTVTRDSLAPHAEILFDNNHIPPCGYVSSNDTTIINLYSPNFIRLTDTNSIKATFQRDTEYYPEVTFAKPQVFRPDFKIYQSGPLQAQLILSPGAGFQFKPGQWNVTATIQDGSGNVDTVHQCFTVSATNGLDHVMNYPNPFKDKTAFTFVLLSNAPADVKVIVYTVAGRKIRTLTPIRPLRAGMNMIEWDGRDEVGNEVGNGTYLYRLTLNGKNPDGSDVSDAVTEKAVRSR